AGATCCGGTCCTTGACCGAAGAAGGCAGGATACCGAAGGAAACCTGATACCCCTCGGGAACAAACAAAGGATCATACCCGAACCCCCCTTCCCCGAGGATTCCCCTTGTCAGTCGTCCCTCCACAACCCCCTGGACGGCACCCGTCAACCGTCCGGAGTCCCCGTCCAGCAACACAAGAACACACCGGAAGCGGGCGGTCCTTTTTTCCGGAGGCACCGTTTTCATTTCCCGGACGAGTGCCTGGCAATTCATCAGGGAACTCGCTCCGGCACCGGCAAAACGCGAAGAAAGTACACCCGGCCTCCCGTCCAGGGCATCGACTTCCAGACCGGAGTCATCGGCAAGGATCAGGCGACCCGGTGCCGGGAAACAGGCATTTGCTTTCAGAAAAGCGTTTCCGAAATATGTTTCCCTGTCCTCCGGGGGAAAAAACGTGTCCGGAGACGCCATTTCGAGTCCGACCCCTTCCGGAAACAACCGGCGAAACTCTTCGAACTTGTGGGGGTTTCCCGATGCCAGAAGCAGTGTCTTTTTCAAGAATGGCTACCGCCCGGGAAAGAAAACACGGACTTCTGACAGACAATAATTTCCCGGATCCCCTTTTCTCCCAGGCCCAGAAGCGTGTCCAGGGTCTGCCTCGAAAACGGGGTTTCTTCCGCCGTTCCCTGAATCTCTACAAAATGGCCGGATTCCGTCATGACCAGGTTCATGTCCGTTTCTGCCCCGCTGTCTTCGGTATAGCATAGGTCGAGAACCGGTTCGCCTTCGACGACGCCCACGGAAACGGCCGCCAGATATTCCCGCACGGGCCATTCAGGCATCAGGCCTCTTTTGTGGAGCTCGGAAAAGGCGAGGCACATCGCGACGAATCCCCCGCTAATGGACGCTGTCCGTGTTCCTCCGTCGGCCTGAAGGACATCGCAGTCGATCGTGATCGTCCGGACACCCATCTTTTTCGTATCGACAACAGAACGCAAACTTCTTCCGATCAGGCGCTGAATTTCCTGCGTCCGTCCGGACTGTTTTCCTTTCGCTGCTTCGCGGGAATTCCTCTCGTGCGTCGATCGTGGCAACATTCCGTACTCGGCCGTCACCCAGCCTTTTCCCTGATCTTTCAGAAACGGGGGAACTTTTTCTTCCACACTGGCGGTACAAAGGACCTTCGTG
The sequence above is drawn from the Leptospirillum ferriphilum ML-04 genome and encodes:
- the rph gene encoding ribonuclease PH, whose translation is MMRSDGRKPENLRSLSIKTGVNLYAEGSVLVEMGNTKVLCTASVEEKVPPFLKDQGKGWVTAEYGMLPRSTHERNSREAAKGKQSGRTQEIQRLIGRSLRSVVDTKKMGVRTITIDCDVLQADGGTRTASISGGFVAMCLAFSELHKRGLMPEWPVREYLAAVSVGVVEGEPVLDLCYTEDSGAETDMNLVMTESGHFVEIQGTAEETPFSRQTLDTLLGLGEKGIREIIVCQKSVFSFPGGSHS
- a CDS encoding non-canonical purine NTP pyrophosphatase; translated protein: MKKTLLLASGNPHKFEEFRRLFPEGVGLEMASPDTFFPPEDRETYFGNAFLKANACFPAPGRLILADDSGLEVDALDGRPGVLSSRFAGAGASSLMNCQALVREMKTVPPEKRTARFRCVLVLLDGDSGRLTGAVQGVVEGRLTRGILGEGGFGYDPLFVPEGYQVSFGILPSSVKDRISHRARAVFNLLTLLERLPA